Proteins found in one Candidatus Bathyarchaeum sp. genomic segment:
- the fen gene encoding flap endonuclease-1: protein MGVNLRVLIPKTEIDFNVLSGKIVAIDAYNSLYQFLSSIRQPDGTPLKDRSGMITSHLIGLLYRTANLAEKGVKVVYVFDGESPELKEAEVKRRTHVKAEALVKYEQAKKDGDIELARRYAQMTSKMKSYMPEDSKRLLSELGIPWIQAPSEGEAQAAYMTIKGTADYCGSQDYDSLLFGATRLVRNVTVSGRRKIPRRNTYVNVFPEVMKLDSVLKDLEITRKQLIDLAILVGTDFNPGIKGVGPKTALKLIQKHGCIEEVIPNLDNSDCIADYKGIRDVFLNPKVTDDYKLEWKSPNAKGVVDFLCRERDFSEDRVRSAVNKMAVSFKESKSKTTLESWFG, encoded by the coding sequence TTGGGTGTAAATCTGCGAGTATTAATTCCAAAAACTGAAATTGATTTTAATGTTCTAAGTGGAAAAATTGTCGCCATTGACGCTTATAATAGTCTTTATCAGTTTTTGTCTAGTATTCGCCAACCTGATGGCACGCCCTTGAAAGACCGCTCGGGCATGATAACCAGTCATCTAATCGGATTATTGTACCGAACCGCCAACTTGGCCGAGAAAGGAGTCAAAGTTGTTTACGTTTTTGATGGAGAATCCCCTGAACTAAAAGAGGCAGAAGTAAAACGCCGCACCCACGTCAAAGCAGAGGCCCTAGTGAAGTATGAGCAAGCCAAAAAAGACGGCGACATTGAACTGGCGCGGCGTTATGCTCAGATGACTTCTAAAATGAAAAGTTATATGCCTGAAGACTCCAAACGATTGCTTTCTGAATTGGGAATTCCATGGATTCAAGCTCCCTCTGAAGGGGAAGCCCAAGCAGCTTACATGACAATAAAGGGCACAGCGGATTACTGTGGGAGCCAAGACTACGATAGTTTACTGTTTGGTGCAACCCGTCTTGTGCGAAATGTGACCGTAAGCGGTAGACGAAAAATTCCAAGACGGAACACTTACGTTAACGTGTTTCCCGAAGTAATGAAACTTGACTCTGTTCTGAAAGACTTAGAAATCACCCGCAAACAACTCATCGATTTGGCCATATTGGTGGGAACTGATTTTAATCCAGGAATAAAGGGCGTTGGACCCAAAACTGCCTTGAAACTAATCCAAAAGCATGGATGCATCGAAGAAGTTATTCCCAACTTGGACAATTCTGATTGCATTGCGGATTACAAAGGAATTCGAGATGTTTTCTTGAATCCAAAAGTTACTGACGACTACAAACTAGAATGGAAATCCCCAAACGCGAAAGGGGTAGTTGATTTTTTGTGTCGGGAACGGGACTTTTCTGAAGACCGCGTCAGAAGTGCAGTTAACAAAATGGCTGTTAGTTTTAAGGAATCAAAAAGCAAGACTACCCTTGAGTCTTGGTTTGGCTAA